The Vitis vinifera cultivar Pinot Noir 40024 chromosome 7, ASM3070453v1 genomic interval GACAAGGAAGAAGATTGGCTGGAAGTAACCTTGGTGGTATGGTAGAGATGAAAATTCCGAAGTTGGACATTTGGTTGCTTGATGCGGTCAGAACGACGAGTAGCAGGAGGTGGAGGTGACACAATGGTGTCAAGATCAAGTGTACATTCATTAGAGGTAGACTCAAGAGATGAAAGCAAGGGTGGTGGCTAATCATCGGCTTGTGGTTTGGTTGTCTCTGTGGTTATGGGTTCATATGAGGTTTGTGGTAAAGGAAGAACGACCACATCATGTTGTTCTTCTTGTGGATTAGTGTGGAACGGAAATATATGttcatgaaagacaacatctcgggaataaaagaatttatgaGTTTCAAGATCATAAACCCGATAACCCTTTTGACCAAGAGGATAACCAACAAATATGCAACGACGAGCTCTTTGATCAAATTTATGTGTGGGTAAGAGATTGGTGGCATAACAAAGACATCCAAAAGTTCGTAGATGATGATATGAAGGTAGCTTGTTATAGAGAAGTTGGTATGGCGATTTGTCAGAAAGAATGGGTGTAGGTAAGCGATTGATTAAATAGCAAGCCGTTTGAATACTTTCCCCCCAAAATTTTAACGGCAAGTTTGCTTGAAAACGAAGAGCTCTTCCCACATTTAAAAGATGACGATGTTTCCTCTCaaccaccccattttgttgggggGTGTAAGCACATGAATGATGGTAATTGATCCCCTTAGTATCCAAATACTGTTTCATAGAGGAAATTTCAGTCCCATTATCGGTTCGAAGGGTTTTAATGCAACGATTAAATTGAGTTTCCACCCAAGAAATGAATGATTGCAATATCCCTTGTGTTTCAGATTTAAAACTCATGAGATGTATCCAAGTATatcgagtatgatcatcaacaatTGTTAGGAAATAACGAGCCCCAGAGTGAGAATTTATTCGATGTGGTCCCCAAATATCACAATGTATCAAATCAAAAGGTGCGTGAGAAGAAATGAAACTAGATGGAAAGGACAAACGAGTTTGTTTGGCTAAAGGGAAAATATCACAAACATGCTtggaatcaaaataaatttcagaATTAACTTTAGCAAGAACTTGAAGAGGACCGGATGATGGGTGCCCAAGACGTTGATGCCAAAGATCAGAATGTTTGTGAATGGCGTAAGCCAAGGCTGGATTTTGGTCTTGTGCGAGGTAGTAGAGGCCATTATGTTGCTTGCCCAGGCCCATCGTCTTCCTCGTAGTAGCGTCCTGCACAACACAAAAATCGGAAGAGAACATCACTATACATTGTAATGCCCGCGTTAGTTTACTAACTGATAGTAAATTAACTTGAAATTGTGGAACTTTGAGTACGTCATCAAGTTTAATGTGGGGGGTAACATGCAATGAACCAATTGACTCAATATGTGCTTGACCACCATCTGGCAAACTAATGGTAGTGGTTTTGGGCAAAATTTTCGGATCTAATAATTCAGCTGAGGAAGTCACATGATCCGTGGCTCCACTATCAATAATCCAACACATATTTGAGTGTGGGCAATTCGGAATAATTTTGGATGATGGCTTATTTATACCTGTGGCATTTGCAAAGTGTTGTGAATTACCACCATTGTTTTTCTGAATCATAGCCATTAATTGGTTGTATTCCTCAGTTGTGAGCCTTGGTCCATCATTTGTTGGAAGAAGTTTTGCTTCTGTCTCCACAGCCTTATTTGTTTCCACTTTCACATTATTTGCATTTGAGTGACGTTGATTGGGAGGCTTCACGTTCTTCCCATGGAGCTTGTGGCCAATCGGAAAGCCATGTAGGTAGTAACACTTCTCAATGCTGTGACAATCACGGTCACAATAGGAGCAGTGCAGTGGAGTCTTTTGCTTTTGAACCTAGTGTGCTGAAGTCGCCTTATTGTCCCGATCTGCAAGCATGGCATAATGGTTCTTGTTCCCATTATTGAGAGAAACTTCAACCTGTTTTTCTTGTTGAAGGACAAGTGAGTAAACTCAGCGTGTATCGGGTAGAGGTTGCATCAATAAGATTTGTCCACGAATGGCAGCATAACTATCATTCAATCCCATGAGAAATTGCATAACTCTCTCTTTTTCATCCCTTTCCTTAAGTTTCTCTAATCCTCCACAAGAACAGGATAACACTTCATGATAGGATGAAAGTTCATCCTAAAAAGCTTTAAGCTTTGTGTAATAAACTGAAATTGATTGCTGCCCCTACCTATGCTCCACAATGTCTCGCTTGATCTGATAAATTCTTGAATCGTTTCCTTGCGAAAAACATTCTCGCAGATCTGCCCAGATTTCTGATGCTGTTTCGGCATAAATCACACTGCTGGCTATGTCTGGATGAATGGAATTCAATAGCCATGAGATCACCATATCATTGCAACGTTGCCAAGAAGGAAAACTATCATCAGTCGAAGAGGGTGGCTTAATGGAACCTGTGACAAATCCAGTTTTGTCTTTAGCACTCAAACTAATCCTCATAGCCCGACTCCATGTGCTGTAGTTATCTCCTTCAAGTACTTTGGAGACAAGTACCATACCCGGGTGGTCCGAGTGGTGTAGAGAGAAGGGATCTAAAGCTTCTGTGGTAGCCTtagatgatgtcaatctcgTTTTGTTGATGTCCATGGCAGCAGCTGTAACGAGGAAATAAGTTGCGGAAACGCTTGGAAGAATTCAGAGTCACCAGGTTtgatgctctgataccatgtaagaAAACAGAGTAGAATAGAGTGTTTTGGAAATCTGGAAATCTGGTGTATATTCCGTGTATGAACTTACAGGGAAGAAGATGCATATATACAAAGTATTGGTTAGCCTATTCTAGGAATCTAAGAGCAAACATATCAGttacaatcaatcaaaataatcTTCTATATACAATCAAATATCATCCTCAAATTACGGGATCCTTGATTCCTTTCCCATAATAACCCCAAATTCTAAAATGGCAAAAGAGCACAAGTATAAAATGAACTAATTATATCTTTAAAGATAtaattaccctttttttttttcatccttctTTCGCCTATTTATTAGTGGTACCAacttaaataatttcttaatcaTTTTTCTCCACTCcatcaaattgaatataaaagataaatggttaaaatttattattactaaatgtatttttgaaatacataacttttaaatatctcatcaaatattaattttttttcaaacttacataatatataataattttttttaaatacctttgaaacttacataatatataataaatattattatttatttcaaacttatagtATTTTTCGTacatattaaacaaattttaaacatctcataaaatattagtattttttgtttgttctaaCTTACAAATTAGacatcatcaaatattattatttttttcaaatctatagaatatataataaatactttttaaatacctcaacaactatttttttttgtttcttatttacaaaataataaatatgttttacattatttcttatatatattaaataatttttaaataccttataaaatattatttttttctaacttgcaaattagataCAGagtgtttattatttattatattatttcgaaaataatgtaaacactcacatgctatatatatatatatatataatattaatcaagaaaacatactaatttaccaaccttccaataattttgaaagtgtaaatagggtaattaacaaaattaaagttttcaagatattcaaaatttctctaatcctaaatatttttaaataaagctttaaatatttaaaattattaaaataaatattttcttattaaatcaatatttaaaattaataagataaaaatcatgaaatcttcaaaactataattacaacaaatatttataatttaaattaatgattttaaaaaaaatgttacaaaaataattattgtttatctttaattctatttaaatatgattttttaatatctatttataacaataaaattatttttataaaagcaaaatagtaaaatatatatatatatttcatttagtttacttataatgaacaattctaattgattttaattttatttcctatatgTTAATTTTTGTTGGGAAATTTTAATGTCATAGTttggtaataaataaataaataaataaataaataaaatgtcaaTAATCATCTTAATGTCAACttcaagttatttaaaaatcgtacaaaacttattaaaagtcttgtacaattttttttaataatattgcttatttaaaaatttttgataTCTCAAATTAAAGgatgaagataaatataaatttattaatgtttaaaattttattagataaaacatatatacaaattaagtatcaagatatattttaaatgatagaaaaattataatatttaattttatcatatatctctttattttaaaattttaaaaattattatattaaataatttatattatttttatacttatcattatataataaaaataacatgaagaatttatttttattatatttatttaatggttttatatggtggaaatggaaaaaaaaaaaatcgaagtttatattattatttaattaattgtacTACAAGAAATATCAAAGTGATCGAGTGGCAAGTGAGCCATCCCCTACCTCGTGTAACATGTAGCCTGTGGTTCAAGTCACCTAGGTGCAAGCCTTGACAGGTTTTTTAGGAATTGGATGGTTCATCCGGCTTGGTGGTTCAACCGCCAGTTTAAGGGGTTGAGCATCGGTTCATTCGCTCAGACCGGAAAGTGCATCGGTTGGCAATCAAACCATTACAAGCTTCAACATAGTCCACCCCAAATTCTAAAATGGTAAAAGAACGTAAGTATAAAATGAACTTATATCTTTAAAGATTTGCATCTTCTTCACTTATTATAACTAGCTGAAGAAATACATTTCCCCTGAGAAACCATTACTTAGAGTGGAAGGAGATGCAAGGATAGTAGCTAACTAATATTCATATTAGGAACTTCCGAGGTTTATATGGCCGTTCTCAATCATCCACTTGAGGCTCCAGTGGTTCTGAGCACATCTGTAAGCCCAATACGCCCATCCAAAAGTGGCACGCCTGTACACATCTATTTGAGCTTTTGCAAATCTCTGGTAGTCTTTCTTTGATGCTCCACTTTTTGCCCATTCTGCGGTCCATTCCCCTACAAAATTCACCACCATCATATAGATCTGTATGGCAAATAATTCTAAATCCATGATTGTGTTATAAGCAATAAATATGTGATTCATACTTACCTACAAAACTGAGAGGGCCATTGGAAGTGGTAACAGCACTGAGGTCTGAAGCTCTCTGGCTATAGATGAAATCAATATTCTGTTGTACGTTCATGTTGTTAAACATATCTGAGAAGAGGCTGTAGTAATGCACATCGATCACTACACGATTAAGGCCCCTGGCGAAGTCCAGGAGCTCCTTGGAGTCAGCAGGCCCCAGTCGGTTCGATAGGATCACATAAGCATTTGATGTGTACTTCCTCACGGCATCGTAACCAGCTTTGTAATACTTCTTAAGATCATTGAGTGTAACTCCTGGAGCCAGAGGCTCATTCATCAACTCAATGGATGCTAGACTCGGGTTGTTGGCATATCTGCCCAAAAATCAAGTCTGAACCATTTAAGGCAAtggccaaaaaaataaaaaaaatgttaagataaACTTTATTTTAGCTTCTGAAACCTTGCTGCTAGGAAGTCTATGACTGCAACAGTATCTTGAATATTGGAGTCTCCCCATTCCTGAAACCCATCTCTGGTCCCACTATGATCGTTGCCATTTTGTGAACCTTGAACTGCATGCAGATCAACTATAATCTTCATGCCGTTGTTCCTGCAAAATTAGTGATTACCCAGAAATATTATGAACATATTGAATGGTGGCTAAGAGGATGGTTGGAGATGGAGTTGTATGGCTGTTTTTCTTTCACTTACTGTGCCCATGTGAAAGCATTGTCCAAGGCCTTTAAGGAGCCCCCCACAAAAGGCTTTGGTGGTGTTGGGTCGCTCGCTATCCACCACCCAACTGGAATCCTAACCGCATTCAGACCATTTGATGACAAGAATCTGAAATCCTCATTAGTGATGTATGCATTCCAGTGATCCTGATATTAAGAGGTTTATGCTTTTATTATGATCAAATGCTTTACTGATGATTGTGATAAAAAGTATTCATCAGTTAAATGTTCTTGCTAGGCTTGTTGGAGAAATCATATTTGAATCCTTACCTGCATGACTTGAGGGGCTCTGTCTGGACCATAGCCATTAGTGATTTGGTATTCTCCTTGTAAGGTCCGGACTATCTTCATTTGGAAGACGGATGGATTATTGTCATCCCAACCTGAGCCTCCATAGTCTGCAGTCACCAGCCCCGGTTTTGCCTGATTATTGAATAAAAGCCCAGTAATCATGAGATCCACAAGCATTTATTCCTAGAACTGGTAAATAATTCAATTGACAACTGAAACTAACTTGCTATTGTTGAATACCTGCAAATTAGCTAGCTATTACTATAGCCCCGGAGATAGGAGAGGAGGTGGATCCTAGTTTAGAACTGAGACCTAATGTGAACTGGGAGATTGAAACCAAGCCTAAGGTTGATTGGCTAGCAACTAATTTCGGTTAAACTTCGACTTTTAGTTTGAATTGatcatgaattaaattttatttcactcAGAGACACCTGTAAGAACATGTACCTCCATTATTGATATCACCAGTCACTATACGATTGTACATGGAACATGCGTGTGCCAGAGGCATGTAGCTGAGGAAGACAATCCAAATTCTTGTTCAGGCAAGGGGAAGATGGTAAATGCAATAACCCTCCATTTTTCTTATCCTAAATGGACTAAGGatgatatttatattaagtagGTCCCAGAAATGGTTGGTTAAAAACTGTGCTCCCATGTTTGTATTGCTACTATCAGCTAGATTAGCCCCTTTTTCATCCCTGAATGGAGCTGAGGATACAGTAAAAAAGGCAGATGCTGGGACCAGATCATAGATCTTTATATTATTAGTCTAACCCTCAGCTTATCAGGTTTTCACATGTATGGGCTTGTTCTCTAGTGTTCTACACAATACTACCATTTTTTATGGGGTGTTTAAGAGCCCAAAAGAGTGAGGAAATGCCTTGTGCCCTGAAATATACAGTTTTAGGATGGATAGGACACCTGGAGGAAGAGGCCATTTGATGCTTTTATGCGAACTCGATTTTGATCGTCGTTCTTCTTACTATCTGAAATGTTTCTGAGTTCCCAGGGGAATTTAGAACCGATACCACTTTGTTTCCTTTGCCTTGATTTTCTAGTCCAAAGAACTGTTTGTTAAACACTCTGAGATTGAAAGTTGACTTATTGATCCTCCACAACTGCATCATATAGTGGAAAAGCAAGGATTGTTAACAATGAGGAAGAATTGAAAGATGGTTATATATGGTTAAAAGAACCCAACCCTGAAAGTCTCCCAGCCAGAGGGCGAGGTGCGGTTGGCAACAACATCTGTCCCACCCCCATTTTCAGCGGCGAGATACTTCTGCAGCTTCGTAGACATGAACTGCACTTGAGTTCCATCCTACCAAGGATCACAATAAAGAGCCATATGTTATTGATGAAATGCAAAATTAAGCAGTAAGAAGCCCCTTTTCCTTGGTTAGTGCCGCATTTATCAACACAAAAAGGGGAGATAAAACAAAATTAGTGGCCATAGGTGTTTAATGATGCATGGCTGGTCttaggaaaatgaagaaactgTACCAAAAGATCTTGATTGGGTATCCCAGCAAAGAGTTCAGGTTTCATCCATCCCTCTGTAACAAGCCAATTTCCTAGATTCACAGCTTTAACTGGCAAATAAGGATCTGCACCCTGTGCAAACAAAAGAGTGGGGACCCATGATGAAAAGAGATAGAAAGCCCACACACATTTCACGTACAAGCAAGAACTCATTTGTCACTCTCTTCCTGGAAACTGAGGAGAGTTCGAGTCGAATACATACAGAAGGCAAGGGCTACAAATGGTGTAGGATGATAATGATTAGTAAATATTGTTCACACAATATTAATTAAGGCATTTGGGAAATAATGACTGGATTGTATTTTAGGGTTTGTATCACTCGCTCTTCCACTGGgaaatctcatttttctagaAGGCATGCATCACAAATTTTGGCCACAAATAGAAGTTGGACACGGAATTAGTGCAAAAATGAAGATAACTGAGAATCCCAATATGCATTTAATGGGAAATTAGTAGCCGAGATTATGATTTCCAAGGATTTATTCAACTGGATCAGCAAAATTCTACACGTCCCACCCAGTTTGGGAATTCTGGGTCTAAGATTCCACACTATAATGATTTGAGTTTTGAAGATGGGAGTCAGCGTTAGAATTGGGTGGCGAAATAACCTAAGTTGAATGAGTGGAAGAGCAGGCGGTGAAGACATTTAGTGATCATAAACCTCAATTTGTATCCTTCGATATAAGATTGGAGACACAGGGAGGGAGGCACACAAAATGGACATATGTATGGTTTGTAGAGAAAGAATTTGCTGTGGGTTGAGGTTTAATGATGGCTGTTTCCTACCAACCTAAAGTAAGATTTGACAGGGGCTATGATAGCTCCATATAGGCTGTATTGGGCTCTTGCCACTCCCTCCACTCAGGTTCTATGCACACTAAAGACATGAGCACTCAACAGACACATTATTGGGGAATCCAAAAAGGGACTCACACCACCCCCCAATCATAGCTTTTCTGTTACCTCTCTGCTGTTCTTATGAATCAAGTCCATCAAAACACTATTCACCTTTGCATTGCACTATCTCATGGAAAACCTGGACTTCATGCAACAGACTTAACATGAGATGGTGCTATGTGACTCATCTAATCAAACTCCAGGATTGAGTTTCAAAGCAACTCTTCAAGTGGTGAAAGTTTAGTCATATCATTTACTCCGCAAGAAATCCACACATGACAACCATATCCTAGTAACCCCAAAATTTAGAAGACTACAGAGGTGCATTATCAAAGTAGGAAAAGCAAAATGAAGGAAGAAACAACATGGAGGTTCTTATAATTTTAGCCGGGGAAAAAGGGGAACATGGTTAGAAAAGTACCCGACTGAGCAGGGGCTTCATTTGCTCCCTGTAGCCATCAAGAACTCGCCCTCACATACCACCTCATCTCACCTCCTACATATGCCTTCCCTTCCATTTTTGCAATTCCAAACCGTTTTTGATGCTTAACCAGAGTCATTCGCATAACCAAAGTGTCTCCTGCAATGACTGGTTTCTGGAACCTCACTTTGTCGATTCCTGCAAAGAAGAAATTCTCACGAGAGCCTCCAACTTCAGGTTGAAGCATAACCAAGCCCCCAACCTGAGCCATTGCCTGGACCCACCAACCACTTTCATCAGCAATTACTAGAGGCACATGTAATGTATCCAAATCCAAACTTGATAGAAACAGGGTTGTAAAAAGAATTTAACAATAACAATTTTAGCAATGCTGCAATGGGaaaaaaatcagaaataaaGACACTCTTTTGAAGCTAGAAGTATTAATTGGGACATGATGAAAGAAACTAGTCTAAAGATGGTTTTTCCATTTGGAATGAGGACAAATGACTGCACGTATTAGCAGGagaattttaattcaaattgaaGAATATGATAGAACAATGTTACATTATAAAAACTGCCTCTAGATTTCTATTTGTGAAGTAGGCAGATATTATACGGTGATGCACTTTGGAGAACAAACACTGCAATGGGTATAAAACTCAGTGATTTGGTTATCCCTAGGGAGATCTG includes:
- the LOC100241293 gene encoding LOW QUALITY PROTEIN: probable glucan 1,3-beta-glucosidase A (The sequence of the model RefSeq protein was modified relative to this genomic sequence to represent the inferred CDS: inserted 1 base in 1 codon), translated to MKPLLSRGADPYLPVKAVNLGNWLVTEGWMKPELFAGIPNQDLLDGTQVQFMSTKLQKYLAAENGGGTDVVANRTSPSGWETFRLWRINKSTFNLRVFNKQFFGLENQGKGNKVVSVLNSPGNSETFQIVRXNDDQNRVRIKASNGLFLQAKPGLVTADYGGSGWDDNNPSVFQMKIVRTLQGEYQITNGYGPDRAPQVMQDHWNAYITNEDFRFLSSNGLNAVRIPVGWWIASDPTPPKPFVGGSLKALDNAFTWAQNNGMKIIVDLHAVQGSQNGNDHSGTRDGFQEWGDSNIQDTVAVIDFLAARYANNPSLASIELMNEPLAPGVTLNDLKKYYKAGYDAVRKYTSNAYVILSNRLGPADSKELLDFARGLNRVVIDVHYYSLFSDMFNNMNVQQNIDFIYSQRASDLSAVTTSNGPLSFVGEWTAEWAKSGASKKDYQRFAKAQIDVYRRATFGWAYWAYRCAQNHWSLKWMIENGHINLGSS